The Leishmania major strain Friedlin complete genome, chromosome 31 genome contains a region encoding:
- a CDS encoding putative calpain-like protein: protein MSVTKAAITESSSNLAVASSVPEERPETRQYGLTDSLHISPANRMAAEKLVAFVRAVSDPEVLHVIYDYLEEHQKAMPRYRLATKACRELLERKEEMLMACLSPSGGAHESTQHSAVGARRSRGVSVPQLVDSPDRKAETARAGEGLTEAQRLLQQIEATDGCDKGDDDDADMDEFDDFNYFPAPYTPSSRFSFGQPSVSGLVTRVFSEGMLYKIKTPKGEYHFYNDTLQEVMVVRVQCHLRGNEKINERAMLSPVAGTGETEITIAVLPEETNFFMSGVAHMPHFMAKRVPVPRDYVSPSVTQSLRKMNADINAVRKALGKWSRASDQQAYLKCCLKNNLRFTDLDFRPSSESLYRPEFDAVAIPAVTWRRPEEYIYLAEVSQTRLFRGEISCFLVKQGELSNHTVVAAMAAVAQFPAHVRWMFRHPVSAHVGKMERSQGCYRVTLLHNGWWHTYLVDDYVPASLRGPLFASCAEDPRRLWVQLLEKAYAKSLGSYAATCLVDAMEALGDFTGFPVRFLDSVWAAAAQGPRDDAFRSLFRYLELRVRAGCTVLLFSPPPTDEQSSATVDMSRKRSSRIMPVKGAVPQFLPGHIYFLRDVAFYEALDLRMVQLKNPWTWETKNKIHYEKKWKYTTWYDQPDSSLSAIASATTSLHGQACSHALASHALNPRACADLSPEAVALNERKGTMWVEWGEALAAFAGGGVCYTMWDRHRYRVRNAFVEGRPRLVLELKARRKVELLVTLSLETVSETLDNFGTVVAARPIQLHGTALSVVHRQANQSAKVVRESCDDIESVAGRRTYVVARDVSIKVIVEPSTSSNGAAVLVVPLLDPSVVSAAAAGAGSGSSSIAAASEVRFVMSIVSDAVAGEGEDLSVHFVSLRRSCGVFTGATAAFPLEGSSRVTAEYQVCTKAGVATCEGSGISGNEAKGM, encoded by the coding sequence ATGAGCGTGACAAAGGCAGCTATCACAGAGTCCTCATCGAACCTCGCGGTGGCCTCGTCTGTGCCAGAGGAGCGGCCCGAGACACGGCAGTACGGTCTCACCGACAGCCTGCACATCTCACCGGCCAACCGCATGGCCGCAGAGAAGTTGGTGGCCTTTGTGCGCGCCGTCTCCGATccggaggtgctgcacgtcATCTACGACTACCTCGAGGAGCATCAGAAGGCGATGCCGCGCTACCGCCTCGCCACGAAGGCGTGCCGTGAGCTTCTGGAGCGCAAAGAAGAGATGCTGATGGCTTGCTTGTcccccagcggcggtgctcacGAGTCAACACAGCACAGCGCGGTCGGTGCCCGCCGCTCCCGTGGTGTTTCAGTGCCGCAGCTCGTGGACTCGCCCGACAGGAAGGCGGAGACAGCGAGGGCAGGGGAAGGCCTGACGGAGGCACAGCGCCTCTTGCAGCAGATTGAGGCGACAGACGGCTGTGACAAGggggacgacgacgatgccgatATGGATGAGTTTGATGACTTCAATTACTTCCCGGCGCCCTACACACCATCCAGCCGCTTCAGCTTCGGGCAGCCGAGCGTCTCCGGTCTCGTCACTCGGGTCTTCTCGGAGGGCATGCTGTACAAGATCAAGACCCCGAAAGGCGAGTATCACTTCTACAACGATACCCTGCAGGAGGTGATGGTAGTGCGCGTGCAGTGCCATCTGCGCGGCAACGAGAAGATCAACGAACGCGCCATGCTCTCCCCCGTCGCCGGTACCGGCGAGACGGAGATTACGATCGCCGTCTTGCCGGAGGAGACGAACTTTTTCATGAGTGGGGTGGCGCATATGCCGCACTTCATGGCAAAGCGagtgccggtgccgcgcgATTACGTCTCTCCGTCGGTGACGCAGTCGCTGCGCAAGATGAACGCCGACATCAACGCTGTGCGCAAGGCACTTGGCAAGTGGAGCCGAGCCTCGGACCAGCAGGCGTACCTGAAGTGCTGCCTCAAGAACAACCTCCGCTTCACGGACCTCGACTTCCGCCCGAGTTCGGAGAGCCTGTATCGCCCTGAGTTCGACGCGGTCGCCATACCGGCTGTCACATGGCGGCGGCCGGAGGAGTACATCTACCTGGCCGAAGTGTCGCAGACGCGTCTATTCCGCGGCGAGATCTCGTGTTTCCTGGTGAAGCAGGGTGAGCTGAGCAACCACACGGTGGTGGCTgccatggcggcggtggcgcagttCCCGGCCCATGTGCGGTGGATGTTCCGCCACCCCGTGAGCGCGCACGTGGGCAAGATGGAGAGGTCGCAGGGCTGCTACCGagtgacgctgctgcacaatGGGTGGTGGCACACCTACCTTGTCGACGACTACGTGCCTGCGTCGCTGAGAGGACCGCTCTTTGCGAGCTGCGCCGAGGATCCGCGCCGGCTGtgggtgcagctgctggaaaAGGCGTATGCCAAGTCGCTGGGCTCATACGCGGCGACGTGCCTCGTCGACGCCATGGAGGCCCTCGGCGACTTCACCGGATTCCCCGTGCGCTTTCTCGACTCCGTGtgggcggccgccgcgcagggGCCGAGGGATGACGCGTTCCGGTCCCTCTTTCGCTACCTCGAGCTGCGTGTCCGGGCCGGCTGCACggtgcttctcttctccccgCCCCCCACCGACGAGCAGTCGAGTGCGACCGTGGACATGTCCCGAAAGCGTTCCTCGCGTATCATGCCAGTGAAgggcgcggtgccgcagttCCTGCCCGGCCACATCTACTTCCTGCGCGACGTCGCCTTCTATGAGGCGCTGGATCTGCGCATGGTCCAGCTGAAGAACCCGTGGACGTGGGAGACAAAAAACAAGATCCACTACGAGAAGAAGTGGAAGTACACGACGTGGTACGACCAGCCCGACTCCAGCCTCAGTGCCATTGCGTCCGCCACGACGAGCCTGCACGGACAGGCGTGCTCCCACGCTCTGGCCTCGCACGCGCTCAACCCCAGAGCCTGTGCAGACTTGTCACCGGAGGCGGTCGCTCTAAACGAGCGCAAGGGCACGATGTGGGTGGAGTGGggggaggcgctggcggcgtttgcaggcggcggcgtgtgctACACCATGTGGGACCGACACCGGTACCGTGTGCGGAATGCCTTTGTGGAGGGCCGACCACGGCTGGTGCTTGAGCTCAAGGCGCGGCGCAAAGTGGAGCTGCTCGTGACGCTTTCGCTGGAGACGGTGAGCGAGACACTCGACAACTTCGGCACCGTTGTCGCTGCCCGTCCCATCCAGCTCCACGGCACGGCGCTCTCGGTGGTGCACCGACAGGCGAACCAGTCGGCGAAGGTGGTCCGTGAGTCCTGCGACGACATCGAGAGCGTGGCAGGCCGCCGAACATACGTCGTGGCGCGTGATGTGTCCATAAAGGTGATCGTTGAGCCGagcacgagcagcaacggcgccgctgtATTGGTTGTCCCGCTGCTCGATCCAAGTGTAGTTAGcgcggccgcagccggcgcggGTAGCGGATCCTCCTCGATAGCCGCCGCGTCCGAGGTGCGCTTTGTGATGTCCATCGTCAGCGATGCCGTcgcgggagaaggggaggatTTGTCCGTCCACTTtgtgtcgctgcggcgcagctgcggcgtctTTACGGGCGCTACCGCGGCTTTCCCGCTGGAGGGCTCCTCGCGCGTGACGGCAGAGTACCAAGTGTGCACCAAGGCCGGCGTTGCGACGTGCGAGGGGTCTGGCATCTCTGGCAACGAAGCGAAGGGTATGTGA
- a CDS encoding putative calpain-like cysteine peptidase: MYVCITSALLSPSLATAALDGCCFVLAISPSPSLHEVHPLPDTDTHTHTHTPPLFTRITPLSSPIKQQHDKMPAATAEPQPFEFPPGYVMPLPTRPSKMDEDTLHPVRVPTPLPDLLPRSMKDIQKMRNLQSDGDTAKKYVPPRRDLPPPYVNDSECDEFEDKTIDTTILNMSEKDRTKRMGHTYQLNGPSVEGDVTPVFENGLLFKVVTPDGSWYYYNDTDKYEMHVKFTFGAKSDLQPGEKVDMYVMGTSELSASLVVFPGETTKLVAGKINGFKCSAKAVPLNDDKRDILYGEVNDRIAEDLMDMAQAIGVREDDLTEEKVLAYCEENEKPYIDCDFRPCDYSLYRADVDTYLPRFIPWHRPSTWIPEEQLTEVRLFRRDILPSQVTHGSIGDTYLVSAIAALTDASGDRLHDLFRHPVSAANGKIERALGAYWVTINFNGWWLPVLLDDFLPATRDGPEFARCAVDIRRLWVALLEKTYAKVHGSYANIASGDPLEPLSEFTGFPVTRYESFWEDAQGGDDMLFQEMLSYNRMGHLQVLCTPSDGGEAFGNANVVSANPELEATYEKMGLLLHHGYAVLQTEYFEDLDLRLLRVRNPWGNGSEWTGAWSKNDKRWSKYPSVRNACYRHGGSPTDADRTFWVEWSDALKIFSGGGCCHLRTPWFDYRVRGEFAQGIPTVSFEVNVSAPTEAYITLSQEDERDDPSLEYHALLLSVFRHSGKKEKLDATSNSLVEKPDRQLKFNFSRDVAMKYTFLPEHSPYFVIPRIHDPSVTKPYVMGLLCDTYVGNGIKVEFKRVDRNCRIFANMPSFAQTGMMEDTAAEYQIRTPRQPIECIGEEIVDERLREFGILEE; encoded by the coding sequence ATGTACGTCTGCATCACTtctgctctcctctctccatctctggCGACTGCAGCTCTGGATGGTTGTTGTTTTGTGCTGGCAATATCACCGTCTCCATCACTGCATGAAGTTCACCCCCTCCctgacacagacacacacacacacacacacacacctccgcTGTTCACCCGTATTACCCCCCTTTCTTCCCCCATCAAGCAACAGCACGACAAGATGCCTGCTGCAACGGCCGAGCCGCAGCCGTTTGAGTTCCCACCGGGCTACgtgatgccgctgcccacACGTCCGAGCAAGATGGACGAGGACACGCTGCACCCCGTGCGCGTGccgacaccgctgccggaCTTGCTGCCGCGTAGCATGAAGGACATCCAGAAGATGCGTAACCTGCAGTCCGACGGAGACACAGCCAAGAAGTACGTGCCACCGCGCCGCgacctgccgccgccgtacgTGAACGACAGCGAGTGCGACGAATTCGAGGACAAGACGATTGACACGACCATCTTGAACATGTCGGAGAAAGACCGCACGAAGCGCATGGGCCATACCTACCAGTTAAACGGCCCCTCCGTTGAGGGCGACGTCACACCGGTCTTCGAGAACGGCCTGCTCTTCAAGGTTGTGACGCCAGATGGCTCTTGGTACTACTACAACGACACAGACAAGTACGAGATGCACGTGAAGTTCACCTTCGGCGCCAAGTCAGACCTGCAGCCTGGCGAAAAGGTCGACATGTACGTTATGGGCACAAGCGAACTGTCTGCctccctcgtcgtcttcccTGGCGAGACGACGAAGCTGGTAGCCGGCAAGATCAACGGCTTCAAGTGCAGCGCCAAGGCGGTGCCACTGAACGACGACAAGCGCGACATCCTCTACGGCGAAGTCAACGACCGCATCGCTGAAGACCTGATGGACATGGCGCAGGCCATCGGCGTGCGTGAGGACGACCTGACagaggagaaggtgctggCGTACTGCGAGGAGAACGAGAAGCCGTACATCGACTGCGACTTCCGTCCGTGCGACTACTCGCTCTACCGTGCTGACGTGGACACGTACCTGCCGCGCTTCATCCCGTGGCACCGCCCCTCCACCTGGATCCCGGAGGAGCAGCTCACGGAGGTGCGCCTCTTCCGCCGCGACATCCTGCCGTCGCAGGTGACACACGGCTCCATCGGCGACACCTACCTCGTctccgccatcgctgccctGACCGACGCCAGCGGCGACCGACTGCACGACCTCTTCCGCCACCCGGTGAGTGCCGCCAACGGCAAGATCGAGCGTGCCCTCGGTGCCTACTGGGTCACGATAAACTTCAACGGCTGGtggctgccggtgctgctggacgacTTCTTGCCTGCGACGCGTGACGGCCCCGAGTTCGCCCGGTGCGCGGTGGACATCCGGCGCTTGtgggtggcgctgctggagaagacCTACGCGAAAGTGCACGGCTCCTACGCGAACATCGCGAGCGGCGATCCGCTGGAGCCGCTGTCGGAGTTCACCGGCTTCCCAGTGACGCGCTACGAGAGCTTCTGGGAGGATGCGcagggcggcgacgacatGCTGTTTCAGGAGATGCTGTCTTACAACAGGATGGGACACTTGCAGGTGCTCTGCACCCCgtccgacggcggcgaggcgttTGGCAACGCGAACGTCGTCAGCGCCAAcccggagctggaggcgacgTACGAGAAAAtgggcctcctcctgcaccaTGGCTACGCGGTTCTGCAGACGGAGTACTTCGAGGACCTCGACCTCCGTCTGCTGCGCGTCCGCAACCCGTGGGGCAACGGCTCTGAGTGGACCGGCGCGTGGAGCAAGAACGACAAGCGCTGGAGCAAGTACCCGTCCGTGCGCAACGCGTGCTAccggcacggcggcagcccGACGGATGCCGACCGCACGTTTTGGGTAGAGTGGAGTGACGCGCTCAAGATCTTCTCcggcggtggctgctgccaccTGCGCACTCCGTGGTTCGACTACCGCGTCCGTGGCGAGTTCGCTCAGGGCATCCCGACCGTCTCTTTCGAGGTCAACGTCTCCGCGCCGACGGAGGCCTACATCACTCTCTCGCAGGAGGACGAGCGCGACGACCCGTCGCTGGAGTACCATGCACTCCTGCTGAGCGTGTTCCGGCACAGCGGCAAAAAGGAGAAGCTGGACGCGACCAGCAACTCGCTTGTGGAGAAGCCGGACCGCCAGCTCAAGTTCAACTTCTCGCGCGACGTGGCGATGAAGTACACCTTTTTACCAGAGCACAGCCCGTACTTTGTCATCCCGCGCATCCACGACCCCAGCGTGACGAAGCCGTACGTGATGGGCCTCCTGTGCGACACGTACGTTGGCAACGGCATCAAGGTGGAGTTCAAGCGGGTGGACCGCAACTGCCGCATCTTCGCCAACATGCCATCCTTTGCGCAGACAGGAATGATGGAGGACACAGCGGCTGAGTACCAGATCCGCACTCCACGGCAGCCGATTGAGTGCATCGGGGAGGAGATCGTGGacgagcgcctgcgcgagtTTGGCATCCTGGAGGAGTAG